Below is a window of Bacilli bacterium PM5-9 DNA.
TGACTTGTGTCGCTTTGGCTCATCGTTTGATTGTCTATAAATTATTCCGAAATCCCCTTTTTTTAATTCCAATAATGTTTTAGACTCACTCACAAATGTTTTCACGATACCATTTCTTACGTCAGAAGGGAAAATATTTGCTTTTGTGTTCTTTAGTATAGAGTTAGGAAATAAATTATCGTGATACTCTTCATTAATCAAAATCATTTTTCCTTTTCTTTTTCTATTGATATATGGAAAGGATTTATATGGGTCATCAAAATCAATATCAGTTTTCAGCTTCATATAAACTAATTCTCCACCACTATTCTTGAGTTCTCCTTTTAATAGAAATCCATATCTTTCTAGCATTCCAATTAATTCTTTTTGCTTAGGAAATGTTGTAACATATATGCTATTGCATCGCTTATTATTTGACCATTCTTTTAGTGCAACACCTAATAAACCCTCGCCAAATCGTCTTCCTCTAATAACATCATTGGTCTTGAAAGTACCAATTTTCATTCTTGTAGGATCCGCATCTATATTAGTGCCATTCTCAAATTCTATAACTTCATCCTCATCAAACTTAATATACATAAAACCTTCAATTAAACCGTTTTCGTCAATTATATATGCACTTTCTTCTGATTTACTTTTAAACCAATTTTCAAATCCTTCATAATCATTTTTTAGGCTATTAAAAAATATATCGTTTAAATCACATTCTTTAAATTTCTTTTTTTTAATTCCTTCAATCAATTAATTCTCCTCCAAATTCACATTTACTTAAAACTAATTGTTTAATATTTTCATTTGATAAACCCAATGACATTATTTCATCCTCAATATTAATAATTAAAAATCTAGGTTTATTATTTTTTAGTATAATAGCTTTTCCCTCTTTTTCAAGTTTTTTTGCCACCTTACTAAAATTTTGATTAGCTTCACTCATAGAGCATAATGAAATATTATTCATACATTCACCTCACTTGTAAATATTATACCAAAAATATAGGATATATTCAACCTAGATTATGAAACACATTTATATATTCTAACTTAATATATCAACTATTATTACATTATAATTGTCAAACTACTTTTTTAACATTATAAGTAAAAAGAAAGGAACTCAGTTTCCTTTCTTTTAGCGGATTTAATATTAGCTTCTATTTATTTAAAAACTTATTTATTTTTTTAATCAAATAATTAGCAACTTTATGTAATGGTTCAATTAAATAGACACCAAAAATTAAAACAAATATAAATAAAATTATATCTAAAACACCTGGTATTTGTAAATCAATTATATCTTTAAAAGTATATAAAGATACAGCAAAGGTAACTATTGAAAAGCTTAATAAAAACTTTCTAAAATTATTAAGTGGTTTACTTATTTGATAAACAGTTAATAAAGTTATACTAGCTACAATAAGATAAAGTAATGTTTGTTGAGAGCTTAAATTAATTAGATTCATAACAACAAGCATTTTTATCATACAAATCATAATTATAATAGCAAGTGCATTTGGAATTGCTCTACCAAGTGTCTTACTTATAAAATCCCCACTAATTGGCT
It encodes the following:
- a CDS encoding putative GNAT family N-acyltransferase (product_source=COG2153; cog=COG2153; superfamily=55729,88697), with amino-acid sequence MIEGIKKKKFKECDLNDIFFNSLKNDYEGFENWFKSKSEESAYIIDENGLIEGFMYIKFDEDEVIEFENGTNIDADPTRMKIGTFKTNDVIRGRRFGEGLLGVALKEWSNNKRCNSIYVTTFPKQKELIGMLERYGFLLKGELKNSGGELVYMKLKTDIDFDDPYKSFPYINRKRKGKMILINEEYHDNLFPNSILKNTKANIFPSDVRNGIVKTFVSESKTLLELKKGDFGIIYRQSNDEPKRHKSCVTGFCAIINTEKVKDNNKFFMTLNNFKLKLRNKTTLADEKIDEYYNKSKNLIIINMLYCFALGEGNNVTYQKLIENNLWSSKGSHPYSRNYVFNDLKKIIELSGKNVQNTYID
- a CDS encoding antitoxin Phd (product_source=KO:K19165; cog=COG2161; ko=KO:K19165; superfamily=143120); this encodes MNNISLCSMSEANQNFSKVAKKLEKEGKAIILKNNKPRFLIINIEDEIMSLGLSNENIKQLVLSKCEFGGELID